One window of the Cuculus canorus isolate bCucCan1 chromosome 13, bCucCan1.pri, whole genome shotgun sequence genome contains the following:
- the ATXN1L gene encoding ataxin-1-like isoform X2, whose product MRAGHERSQECLPPKKRDLPTASTGTEAGRVAGASGEGPEWPRTAGPGPATVRYGPGEATEAAAGLTVDQYGMLYKVAVPPATFSPTGLHPVVNVSPLPPTFNVTSPIIQHPGVPYPPIHYTQIPPASLQFIGSHYTVPYAVPPGFLPSPLLSPSTNLTASHVPHFVPYTSLYTEEAAPSPQTTSPTHTFNKSAPASSPSGQMQHHAGTQTLEAAPGRIPVYYQMSRLPPGYSAYETPAAGGSPESPRQDSQLSSEVAAANGGQRHLEAHVARRSSEVLDSASSKAEDSLPGTAAGCVVDGQFLSGYQTLGTEVSVPAHRSTPDTDLEVQRVVGVLASQDYRVLAAQMKDDPSPLNLCHNLPDQQGELKDVLKNTVERAAVEKSQSRSPYVMSPEEPVRQRQLTKGMVIANGKPVLVPVASEPTRSASETQVRQSPDAQARGSVLEKDVAQPQPPSASHLPSHFMKGAIIQLATGELKRVEDLQTQDFVRSAETLMCCEESTDNEICEIPA is encoded by the coding sequence ATGAGAGCGGGCCACGAGCGCAGCCAGGAGTGCCTCCCGCCAAAGAAGCGGGACCTGCCCACTGCCAGCACCGGCACAGAGGCGGGACGGGTGGCAGGAGCCTCAGGTGAGGGCCCTGAGTGGCCCCGGACGGCCGGGCCAGGCCCCGCTACTGTGCGCTACGGCCCTGGCGAGGCCACAGAAGCAGCAGCGGGGCTTACGGTGGACCAGTACGGGATGCTCTACAAAGTGGCGGTGCCCCCCGCCACCTTCTCCCCCACGGGTCTGCACCCTGTGGTGAACGTCAGCCCCTTGCCCCCCACCTTCAACGTGACCTCACCAATAATCCAGCACCCGGGGGTGCCCTACCCTCCCATCCACTACACGCAGATCCCGCCAGCGTCCCTGCAGTTCATCGGCTCCCATTACACAGTGCCCTATGCCGTCCCTCCTGGCTTCCTGCCTAGCCCGCTCCTGTCTCCTTCCACCAACCTCACCGCCTCTCATGTCCCTCACTTTGTGCCATACACCTCTCTCTACACGGAAGAAGCCGCTCCTTCCCCCCAGACTACCTCTCCTACCCACACCTTCAACAAATCTGCTCCGGCGAGCTCTCCTTCTGGCCAGATGCAGCACCATGCTGGGACCCAAACGTTAGAAGCTGCACCAGGTAGAATTCCTGTTTATTATCAGATGTCCCGCCTCCCACCAGGGTATTCAGCGTATGAGACGCCTGCAGCCGGTGGAAGCCCAGAGTCTCCTCGGCAAGACAGTCAGCTGAGTTCAGAGGTAGCCGCTGCCAATggtgggcagagacacctggAGGCTCATGTGGCGAGAAGGAGCAGCGAGGTGCTGGACTCTGCCAGCAGCAAGGCTGAAGACTCTCTGCCAGGAACTGCAGCAGGATGTGTGGTCGATGGGCAGTTTCTTTCAGGTTACCAGACGCTGGGAACAGAGGTCTCTGTGCCAGCTCACAGAAGCACCCCAGACACTGATCTGGAGGTTCAGAGGGTGGTGGGGGTGTTGGCATCTCAGGATTATCGTGTTCTGGCAGCCCAGATGAAAGATGACCCGAGCCCTTTAAACCTTTGCCATAATCTCCCTGATCAGCAGGGGGAGTTGAAGGATGTGCTGAAGAACACGGTGGAAAGGGCTGCTGTTGAGAAAAGCCAATCCAGGAGTCCGTATGTGATGTCCCCCGAAGAGCCGGTTAGACAAAGACAATTAACCAAAGGAATGGTGATAGCCAACGGCAAGCCAGTCCTGGTTCCCGTTGCATCTGAGCCCACCAGGTCTGCCTCAGAAACCCAGGTGAGGCAGAGCCCAGACGCACAGGCTCGAGGAAGCGTGCTGGAAAAGGACGTGGCCCAGCCGCAGCCACCCAGCGCCTCACACTTGCCCTCTCACTTCATGAAGGGAGCCATCATCCAGCTGGCCACCGGAGAGCTGAAGCGGGTAGAGGACCTGCAGACTCAAGACTTTGTTCGCAGTGCAGAG
- the ATXN1L gene encoding ataxin-1-like isoform X1 has product MRAGHERSQECLPPKKRDLPTASTGTEAGRVAGASGEGPEWPRTAGPGPATVRYGPGEATEAAAGLTVDQYGMLYKVAVPPATFSPTGLHPVVNVSPLPPTFNVTSPIIQHPGVPYPPIHYTQIPPASLQFIGSHYTVPYAVPPGFLPSPLLSPSTNLTASHVPHFVPYTSLYTEEAAPSPQTTSPTHTFNKSAPASSPSGQMQHHAGTQTLEAAPGRIPVYYQMSRLPPGYSAYETPAAGGSPESPRQDSQLSSEVAAANGGQRHLEAHVARRSSEVLDSASSKAEDSLPGTAAGCVVDGQFLSGYQTLGTEVSVPAHRSTPDTDLEVQRVVGVLASQDYRVLAAQMKDDPSPLNLCHNLPDQQGELKDVLKNTVERAAVEKSQSRSPYVMSPEEPVRQRQLTKGMVIANGKPVLVPVASEPTRSASETQVRQSPDAQARGSVLEKDVAQPQPPSASHLPSHFMKGAIIQLATGELKRVEDLQTQDFVRSAEVSGGLKIDSSTVVDIQDSQWPGLVTLHFVVGEQQSKVSIDVPPEHPFFVYGQGWSSCSPGRTAQLFALPCHRLQVGDVCISISLQSMNGNSASQANYPLTDQLISTRERSDRTAQGSGEPSDRAAERNSHTDRDGAAQSSHAEPSQPETGSQHGWTAPGFQRYSMQAEEPRPSLLRPSFIPQEVKLSIEGRSNAGK; this is encoded by the coding sequence ATGAGAGCGGGCCACGAGCGCAGCCAGGAGTGCCTCCCGCCAAAGAAGCGGGACCTGCCCACTGCCAGCACCGGCACAGAGGCGGGACGGGTGGCAGGAGCCTCAGGTGAGGGCCCTGAGTGGCCCCGGACGGCCGGGCCAGGCCCCGCTACTGTGCGCTACGGCCCTGGCGAGGCCACAGAAGCAGCAGCGGGGCTTACGGTGGACCAGTACGGGATGCTCTACAAAGTGGCGGTGCCCCCCGCCACCTTCTCCCCCACGGGTCTGCACCCTGTGGTGAACGTCAGCCCCTTGCCCCCCACCTTCAACGTGACCTCACCAATAATCCAGCACCCGGGGGTGCCCTACCCTCCCATCCACTACACGCAGATCCCGCCAGCGTCCCTGCAGTTCATCGGCTCCCATTACACAGTGCCCTATGCCGTCCCTCCTGGCTTCCTGCCTAGCCCGCTCCTGTCTCCTTCCACCAACCTCACCGCCTCTCATGTCCCTCACTTTGTGCCATACACCTCTCTCTACACGGAAGAAGCCGCTCCTTCCCCCCAGACTACCTCTCCTACCCACACCTTCAACAAATCTGCTCCGGCGAGCTCTCCTTCTGGCCAGATGCAGCACCATGCTGGGACCCAAACGTTAGAAGCTGCACCAGGTAGAATTCCTGTTTATTATCAGATGTCCCGCCTCCCACCAGGGTATTCAGCGTATGAGACGCCTGCAGCCGGTGGAAGCCCAGAGTCTCCTCGGCAAGACAGTCAGCTGAGTTCAGAGGTAGCCGCTGCCAATggtgggcagagacacctggAGGCTCATGTGGCGAGAAGGAGCAGCGAGGTGCTGGACTCTGCCAGCAGCAAGGCTGAAGACTCTCTGCCAGGAACTGCAGCAGGATGTGTGGTCGATGGGCAGTTTCTTTCAGGTTACCAGACGCTGGGAACAGAGGTCTCTGTGCCAGCTCACAGAAGCACCCCAGACACTGATCTGGAGGTTCAGAGGGTGGTGGGGGTGTTGGCATCTCAGGATTATCGTGTTCTGGCAGCCCAGATGAAAGATGACCCGAGCCCTTTAAACCTTTGCCATAATCTCCCTGATCAGCAGGGGGAGTTGAAGGATGTGCTGAAGAACACGGTGGAAAGGGCTGCTGTTGAGAAAAGCCAATCCAGGAGTCCGTATGTGATGTCCCCCGAAGAGCCGGTTAGACAAAGACAATTAACCAAAGGAATGGTGATAGCCAACGGCAAGCCAGTCCTGGTTCCCGTTGCATCTGAGCCCACCAGGTCTGCCTCAGAAACCCAGGTGAGGCAGAGCCCAGACGCACAGGCTCGAGGAAGCGTGCTGGAAAAGGACGTGGCCCAGCCGCAGCCACCCAGCGCCTCACACTTGCCCTCTCACTTCATGAAGGGAGCCATCATCCAGCTGGCCACCGGAGAGCTGAAGCGGGTAGAGGACCTGCAGACTCAAGACTTTGTTCGCAGTGCAGAGGTGAGCGGGGGCCTGAAGATCGACTCCAGCACCGTGGTGGATATTCAGGACAGCCAATGGCCTGGGCTTGTCACACTGCATTTTGTGGTTGGGGAGCAACAAAGTAAAGTGAGCATTGACGTGCCCCCGGAGCATCCCTTCTTTGTGTACGGCCAGGGCTGGTCCTCCTGTAGCCCAGGGCGGACTGCTCAGCTCTTTGCTTTGCCCTGTCACAGGCTGCAGGTAGGGGATGTCTGCATATCAATCAGTTTACAGAGCATGAACGGCAACTCTGCTTCTCAGGCTAACTACCCTCTCACAGATCAGTTGATATCTACTAGGGAGAGATCTGACAGAACAGCTCAGGGGTCCGGAGAACCGTCTgacagagctgctgaaaggaacaGCCACACAGATAGGGACGGCGCAGCCCAGAGCTCTCATGCAGAACCCTCTCAGCCTGAGACTGGCAGTCAGCATGGCTGGACAGCCCCAGGCTTCCAAAGATACAGCATGCAGGCAGAGGAGCCTCGGCCCTCTCTGCTCCGTCCCTCTTTCATTCCCCAGGAGGTCAAGCTGTCTATTGAAGGGCGTTCTAATGCAGGGAAATGA